In Pieris brassicae chromosome 8, ilPieBrab1.1, whole genome shotgun sequence, the DNA window tttgttttaattgatttaaaaaactttgctatgtttaaatgataaataactGATGCACCTTAAAAATGTCTGTTTggaaatagaaagaaaaaagacAACTAACCAGCAATTCCTTGCCACTGTCGAAGTCAGAACGAAGTTGAGTACCGAGGTCTCCGTCTGGGATTTTGAGGTCTTCACGAAGGTCTCCATTGTCAGCCATCAGAGTGAGGTAGCCATCGTCAGAGATGTCAGTGAGCTGGTAGTCTTCACGCTTGACGTGTGGGACATCCATGTTGTGGGTGGAGGGACAAATATCTTCATATctgaaggaaaatatcttataaatttCTTGTTGCTATTCGTTATAgagttttagtatttaaaaatgtagagGATAGATTTTAGATGTAATCCTGTTCGGTGATCTCAGTATACATAGATATATTGAGACGCATATTAGGAACTAGTGTTTTATGTTCGAGTAACCGCAGCACGAAAGCAATACTATATTGCACTCGCGACTCTATGGCCTCGACTTTCTTTTACTATGAGATTTTACAATTTCTAGAATCAAATTAACGCTTTATGcagtttgaattttattaagtttctatctacaaataaaatgaaaattaaagttatagaataatatatcTGCTATACTCACTTCTTtccattaaatatatcaatgccCACAAGATGGACTTTTGCGTGACCGTGTTTGCCAGTCTTTGAGGTGGACATTTCAACAATCTTGCATGGGCGACCCTTGAGCATTACAAAGCCGTTTTTGCGTAGAGCCGAACATTGCATAGGGAAGGTTGCGGAGGCACCGGAGTCTCCAGTCTCAAAGTGTGTGTCCTCAATGTCACccattttatgaaatttttgttatgGTGAGGTGTGATCTGGAAATAACATAAACCAAATTTAGACTTTTGTGTGAATATGCTCCACCAATGCAAGcaattaacaaatttacacaaataacTTGTAAGTTGTTGATTGGaacttgtattattttactttctcCTCTTTCACAGATTAAATAAAGGTGACCCAGAATTTGTAAACTAATCACATTCTTCGTTTATGTAACTGCCACATCCTCAAATATGAATTTACATCTGTATTCCTGTTCGGTGATCTCAGAATACAGTGGTATAGTGAGACGCATATTAGGAATTAGTTTTTAGTGTTTGAGTACCCTCAGCACAAAAGCAATACAATATTGCACTTGCGACTCTATGGGCTCAAATATGTGGAGTACATATCACAACATATGTAAGTATATAAACAACATATGGTACAGGATAAaatataactgtatgtatacatacagtaataataaaatcatataaaaaaagacaattGATAAGTATcctaagtatataaaaaagccTTAAAATTACTCTATGATTcatctaaaatatatcaaatagaGGTTACTGAACTTTAATGTCACTTGATCGAACTTGATTTAAACAGGTCAAACATTTATAGGGTGAATtctattcataattttttttaaagatcatGGTCTTGTAGACAATGTCATCTCACTTTATACCAAAATTAAAGCAAAAATACCATGTTCCTGGTTAACTGCATAAACTTCTTAGACTACATTTGTATTGGTGATTGCATTAGatgttttcttaaatgtatACTTAAACAAGCATTGAATGATACGGTAAGTcctaaatgatataaaataacacaatGACTGTCAATATTACAATGTCTAAGTACAAAGGATGTTGAATACTGTTGATTCacaatgtaaaaatatgtgCTGACAACATGTGGGATAAGTACaacatatttgttaaattaaatatgaattataacaAACCTCAAGATAACATCATTAagagataattaaatatgtaagaGACTAATCACATCATTACAAAATACCAAATGATTCAATGAATCccaataaaagaaaattggtATGTCTTAGTTTTCATTCTATGAAACCTTTCGTatgaaaaaatttatatgaccTAACCCCACCTAGCGCATTGTCGAGAAAACCTAAACCTGGTATGTATAAGCTAGACAGGAAAATAATCAATAGGTATGCAACAAAGAATGATATATGCATAagctatattatattgaaataaaatcaagCCTGAGTCCATGTCATGATGTTGATAAGTTAAGCCCGTGTGCTTCGACGTATCCGAACATGTGGCTACAATGAGACATCTTGGACGTTGCTTTTGGCAAAATATTACACTTCATTATTTACCACAATTTCTTCTATTCGTAACACAAGTATTTATAGCACGCAACTTACAAGTTATGAAAAGAACTTATTAATTCAAACTAAAGGTTTATGCCGTatggtaattataaaataatatcaaatttgACAAACGTGCCGGTGCcgcaattatattatttaaatataacatcacACATTATCCACACCGTTTTATTGCCTTTTTAGCACAAATTTCTATTCACCACAAAGAATACttacgaaaatattatttataataataaaatgaaggAACACGATAAAACTAAGATATTTATCGACACTCACATGTGACCGATGGGTTCTTCAACCGAAAGGTCAATTTGCGCCTGCGTAGCACCTTCATCAGTCACTTCCTGTTATGGGGTTCtcaaatttgataaaaagCCGCCATTTCACGGCGGGAAATATAAGTCCAAATAcaagtaacaaatatttactttattttgtctctttaatattaaaaaaaataaaactatatctaatatatgcatcacatattattattttacattaaaaacaatataaatatacatttaaagaaGAACTGTTTTAACGAcaacaaacaatttatattttgctcACTAGGTGGCAGTATCACAGTGCAAAagtatatatagaatttagtggtataaaattatcatatcaAGAGGAATTTAGACCAAATATTAAGGCAAactataaacttttataaaatcaacaaAATACTATTCAGTACTAAATTTACAATAGCATATACACTAAATCTATATGTGAAATTTGTTTAGTAGTCTGTACATGGTGTCAATTGTCTTTACACGCATCTAAATGTATCGGTTTCCGCCGACTTCCGGTGCAATGGACgctttataatgaaaaaaatatactagtataatattttttatataaaccagATGGCGGTGTACGGAATATTATTAAGACTGTACAATATGATAATggtattgttattattgaaaaattcacgtaaggaaattaatatcaaattaattggtatagatatttttattttaaatatttatttatgtttataattgcAAACTTTTGTTATCGAAGTATAGATGACGCTAGTAGTTACTCATATACATACAGAAAAGTAATATCTCCTGTCTAGTTCTTTCTAGTTCTATTGTGCAAAGAAGTGTCGATGATAAAAGGATGCAAAAACAAAGCCAGACGGCACGCGCGCTTATAACATCTTACAGCTACACAACACTGACGCATTCACGTGTTCATACACTCATGCCCAATTTGTGCTTACTTAGATTTAACTTTGATAttcctttttctttaaaaattaattacacatttattttacgtattaCTTAAATTCCTTTTGTATTAAACATGTATCATTGAAGATCACGCTCAAAACAGATGCTCCTATTGTGGGGACTAGGGTTAGaacaattttgtcacaaccatattttgttttaattaaatttatagcgGAGATTCAAAAGCCATTTTCGAGAATGTAAGTTGTGGGACGGAATTTCAAGAATAAACATCCGAGATCTCGTAATCAGGacctatgttattttttaagttaggAGGTGTCTTAGTATGAAAGAGAatcttataaagaaaatggAGGATATCAAGATCACGCCGAAGGCAAAGGTACTTCCaaaacatgtttatatttttttaatcacaaatataaaattataataaaaaataaaatatcttcaaGAGTATTTACTAATCATCCTTACCACTGTCAAAGTCAGAATGGAAATGAGTTCCGAGGTCACCGTctggatataataataattactatttttttcaatattattattactatttagggtctgtttcacaatgtatcGATAAAGTACCAAATAGCTATGCAACACATACATTATTTGGAAGATAAAAGTTCCGAATAAAAAACATCGCGTGTCATCGGACTCATAACTTATGATGGACTTTATGTGACGAGTAGCGCTATTTGACAGTCGCGAAACGCAATAGTGTTTATCCTatcaataagtaataaatagcttatttgGAACTTATGTAGAATTTATccgtacattgtgaaacagaccgttagtcttaaaaaaaaaaaaaaaacacagtaaatttccttaataaataaataatatatttttaggttacaaactaacaaaaatattcagtaaTATCTCAATAACCAGCCAATGACTATCAAAAATACTTAATCACACTATAATAACAACATCAACGTTTGAGTAATTGTATATCTTTTGTTGGAACGAAGGGTCCCAGTGATTTATTGAAGAAAGCTTTTAAACCCTTGCTTTAGTATTGTTGCGTTGTCTTCTCTATGGATCATTAACTGCGGATTTGCTCATTATCTCTGCgtcagtattatatttttcttaaatataattcatacatTAGACTTAATAAAATCGAATAtgcttaattttgtttaatatttttgcatttactatattttctcAAATGATATGTACACGGCTCGATTTTTGCTACACCGCATTCGTAATTCTTtattctatctatatataaaattgattaagGTTAAAATGAACCAACAACTAATGAGATTTATCACTATCACCACCATCCAAATTCCTTTTTAACAAAGGGCACACGATATTGctctaaaaagttttaaattagaaGAAATAGAAATCGGGCTAATTCCaccgtttttattaaaataatgttctgTCGCAGCGTAAAAACTGTTTgtcaaaaaatacaaaagagTACTTCGTTAGACAGTACATTTATACTTGGATTTAATTTCTCTGACATAAGCAATGATGTGTAACCACGACATAACCATAAGTTTGAAACGGCTTCGGGGTGAATTTTGTAAAACACTAAGATTTGCAATTTCCCATGCAGTGTCGATGCCTGGGACATATTAAGTATAAGACCTTTTTCTATCTCGCTGTTGGCTATAAGGGCCTTGACAGCTCAACTCAGTGTTGGGGTTTTTGCAAGACTCAGACCTCAGCTAGGACCGTCACGTGATAGTAAAACTGCGTAATCAACCTACATGCTTTAAAGTCATAATGCGCTTGCGGTGGCTCCTTTTAACCATGGAAGTACATAGGTTCTCTGCAGGGAAAGCCATGGGGAAGAGGGAGAAGAGGAGGAAGATAGGATTAGAACAACCATAGAGAAaggaaatgtttaataatttaataacggCTACGTTATTGttgttatttgtttagaaCTCATCCTCTGTCTCTGCCCAGGAGGGTAGTTCCCACCCCCTCTAACCAACTTCCACAGATCAAGCGTCGCTAGCGTACAGTCGAAACCCAAAATAACCTTTTAAAAACGATTAGGTTAAATAATTGGGCTGAAAAATTCGTAAACTAACATAGAATAATCTTTTCTTTATAGAAATTGATATGATTTTTCAATATAGTTCGAGAGCGATTTATCGGTTTTAGCGCTCCTACAATTTTTCGataccatttttatagtacgatTTGTGTTAAACCTCAAAATAGTCTTCAGATTAATTTATAGGCTCAAAATTTTGATCATTCGAGCATTATCTTGAAGTCTGAAAACAGGAAAAAGCTGAGGGCCCAAATCTGGAGAATTCGGTGAAATAAATTCAACAGGTTCAAACACTGAATCATCCATTATAAGTATGTAATGTTATTCcttttgtaaaatgaaatgGCGATTTGTGTCTCTTGAATATGATTCAAGAAGCTTACCACGTTACTTCAAACTCTATGGATTACtacactccttatatggaaattgtattcatttttacCAAGCGAAATTAtagaattatcactgaataaattcaaagctctcgttaaacgtaaattaatcaataaagctttttataaatttgacgaatatttaaatgatcctaatccttgggattaaTTTGCTtcaattcaaacaatttgtatgactcaaactTAGCGATTTAAAAGTGGCGGAgtgtttcttgccagttcttcttgcccgctctacgcccttgacttgcgcctactggtagtaaatgtaaagtaagaattaatttaacttcttttttgaagttatgtacttgtttacctatatgaataaagttattttgagtttgagttacATTTCGTAGTTAGATatcatattgtttttatgGTTGAGCTGGGAGGGAGAGTTCGTGTGATATACTACTCCTCTTTTAAAAACGTTCTTCTATTGAAAGCTCCTAAATACCTGTAGTGACAGCTGGCTCCATTAAGTGATGATGTGTAGACATTGAAACTGGAATTTAGGAAGAAGAtcaatattgattaaattatagtatctatatattattatgattggGGCCGGAATTCaagtaaagatttattttggCGTCTGgcagatagtaccggtgattCCAGAGCTGGTATATCCTCACTCAAGGAATAATCACAATACAACGAGCAACAAcaatgccagcattaaaggtacaataccacagggaccaaactttttaaattagtttaattttctattattattattcattcattttttattcctATAACTATTACTGTATAGAGGAAGAAAGTAACTGCCTGGGAAATCTCCgcaactctttttaatcacgGAGTCTTGTGTACAAGGATATTTTAAAGAACTTCAACCATTAAACCCAAAGCCATTAACGCCAAAGACTGAGAAATGAGAATCTCagcaaattatgtattatatttttaattattgagtCACTGTCAATTATTGAGTCACAAATGTGGTTTAAAACTGTTACTGTCAAAAATTATCAAGAACGCATCTGAGAAGgttacctacctacctaccaaGGTTTGTATAGCTATTTTAATGGAATATCTTATTTACATTACACTGGACAAACAAAcagagaaataaaaatgacaataGCATGCACCATTAAACCGACGATTACGAAACGGCCATTCAAAtgaatttaacatattattttcccACAAACTCCATTTGGACGCGCAGAGCCAATTTTTTAAGTGTTGCCCgctcaaataaattatgtagcaaATGGGGTAGGCGCAATGGACAAACAAGAAATAAAACGGATGAACGCGACTCGCGTTGTGTGAGCGGGATGGTTGTATCGCCTCACCTCCTACCCTCCCCCCACCCGTTCCACTTGAAGACGGCCCAGAGGTAAGCTCGCGTTTTATTGTCACTTACACCTTTAAGATTTGTTTGAGGCATCTTCTGTTAATCCGGTTGATTGGGTTAATTTTGTGTCTCATAAGTTTTTAGAGATTTTAAGAACAATATTGACTTTTCTATAATTATCTTTTAACACACTTTTTATGTATTGGTTTGAGTTGAACATTAGgcttacttataatatttgaaataaaactctttattttaaactaaaatcaatTGCTTAGTTCtgcgtaaataaaatgtttttatctggtaaaagtatattttttaatggggccaaaatagataaaacatttattttagctcgaataaaaaaattacaactaaCAGGAGTAAAAACTTTTGTCTATGTATTATAAGACAATGTAAAAACAACTTAGATATCGTAATGTCTTTATAAGGCATCAAGTTTTCAACTTcgtataaattcaattaactccTTCACTTAGCGTCGTTTCTGATTACCCCATTCATCTTCAATTCTTTCCAGtaaacgttaaaaatatttccaaacgcataaataatttacggGATGAGGACATAAAGTTTGAGCCCCCGCATGCAAattgaaagaaagaaaacgTCGCCATCCCTTTCTTATGTCTCAGAATGGGTTGGTGTGAGCGAGAGATTAAGAGTGAGAAAGAGTCGCGTTCTAAGTGAATCAGTGCCCGCGTTCGCTATTAAATCAGCGCGAGGGGTAGGGGGGTTTCGTGCTAAAATGCTTACGGCGGGTGGGGTTTTGTTTGCTGAGGGCGGTTTCAGAACGATTACTCTAGTGGTACCAATATAGCGTTTAAAGcgcttgaaatattaaaaataactctgCTGGATGCtagaaaatgtttctgtgAATGTAAGTAAAACACATGAATAAAATTctgtgaaaataatatgtgtCTTAAGTACGGTTTTACTcaatgaaacattttatttgatccgttcttaaaataaagaataatatgcgaatattatattgaatattactatatatactatagcGGTTTCTTAGAATCCGTTTACCTCATGTAATGTTACTATTTTTCAGTACCTATATTttgcaaaaacaaaatattttcataggcCATTAACTTTATTAAGCCCGTAACAGACCGAAAGCTGCTTAGCTCTGTAAGCGCTTTATTATTCAGCCAGTTGATAGCATTGCTTCGCCGTTTTGTACTATAGTAGCTTCAGTCATACAGTGACGCGTGTATCGTGTAGACGCGTTCAGGACGGGATGATAGCGCGGTGACCGCGCTCTTTCGTAGTTAGTAAGGCGGGAAAAGTTCCCGCCTACATcaccaaaatattttcagacGCTAATAAGGTAATTCATGTGTTTATGTGAAGAACAAATTATCtcgtatttaattaataacgttATCCATAATTTATCCAGGTTAAAATTTATGGtgtatatattctaaaatggTTCAGTGATTATTAATCTCCATATACTTACTTATCTTTTTGcgatttattttgtaaagtaATTTTTCTACCAAACTGCAAGGCTAAATATGTGGGCCATAATGCTTTATTCGgtgctatatttaaaatggatATACGcgataaatatatcaaattttaaattatgcgaaatttaaattacttactaaCTTTAAATTTGCAATTCTCTTTAATACGAATAGGTACTTTATGCAATTATAGGTCTGGGAATTCCTATGTTGATACGTTTGAATACACTTATAAGTATCCAAATATTTatggattttaatatttaaagtataacTATAAAATGAAACGTTATGCCATAAGTATATAGAAATATGTCATTTTTAATTGTGATGCTAACATGCTATATATCAAAATGAGCACTATAAATCAAAATGaatcgtaaaaaaatgtttctaagTGCTCAaagacggctggaccaattcgagTAATATCTTagtaaaattgaattattgaaCTGACGAGAAACAcattgaaaaatgtatttttatttagtgtaATTTCGGAAAAGCGAACAATCTGTATGGGCATAGCAAATGTTCCATATATTGttatgtagctactaaaaggcaggctaagtaaataaatcatataaagGCGAAAGAAAGTTCGCGGTGGCAGCTAGTTATAACTTATATTAGTGTAGAAAAGTAACTGATTTCAatgattcaatttttttatttgaaattacgtAATTATTCTTTGCTTCCAAGTGGTTGAAAGAGGTCGCTtaaaagcgataaggccgccagttgccctccattttatgtaattatttcaattgtaatGCATTTCTTGcgaacgaagtgtaaataaataaaatcattgttaTTCATCATTTGTCatagcaaatatttttacaataatttggtttctataaaacagtttcataattttatcatgTTACTGTtaccgcagcccatggacatcTATGTTAGCCGTTGccgttgtcggcctttcacTCTACCTTGCCATATTCCTAATCTTATAGCCATACCGATTTAAACAATTAGTTAATTATCACAAATcccttaattaaatataggtagttataattttaaaaatacacatgTTCTTTCGGAaggaatttaataatttaagatattattattccGAAAATTCTTGAGCCGCGGATAATCCTTATTGAGACTGGCCATTTACGCAGATGTACAAGTGGGCAAACACACTTCTTCTCCGATGTCTGACATAGGGATAGCAGCAAAAAATTTTATAGACGGCCATAAGTCGCCGAATAAGTCGGCCATCTATGCCTATACACGAGGATAATAAGGCATATTTTACTCACAGTGTTTTTATCGTGTTAATGGCGCACATCAAAGTCCATAGACTAATACCACAGGGCTGAGAGGTAGTTTAACCTACAGTCTTCGAGTATGTATCCACCTTGTGATGAACACATACATCGGAGACTAGAACTATATGGGCACGTGCGCTAACCAAGTCTCTGCATGGTCTCAATCAGTTGTAATAGAATATATGCCAATAACACGCCAGCAATATTCTCAATCACAATTGTCTTACATTGATATGCAATCTTGGCGGCGCCGAAGACAATTATACGGTGTTTAGATGATAAAGGGCGGAACCAACCGATTTTTCAAACGTGTTAAGAAACGTATTAAATGTTAACAACTATtagactaataaatataatcaattacaatattagttataataagatgtattacataattaataaaattctatgacacatttgacaatattttaaaaaccattatAAGAAatcacatattatttataagtactaTACACCTTATTCAAAACGGGCCGGCCACAGTACGGCATTACGACACCATCCCTCAAAAGCATTTAACCACATACCTACCACTAGTAACCACTAACAAGTTGTTCAGACTAATACATGCAGCTGACTTTCATCagcggacgtcaaggcagaatacaaaataccatccgtatcacctcgacgtccgtcattccacaacCGAGCGTTTCTTAAGAGATTTTTTGCCGCGCAGCACCACTTTGTGGATCGGCTGCCCACtgagtatttccgaaccaattcgagttagggtctttcaagaaaagagtgtactaTTGCTTAAAAGGCCGCTggtgagtatccatgggcggtgtATCACTTACCATCAGGTGACTCCTaaccgtttgcctcctgttacattaaaaaacacgATATAACTATATCATATATCACgatgaaatataataacaccTGTATCATCAATAAATATcgggcagtgttggcctagtggctttagcgtgcgactctcatccctgaggtcgtaggttcgatccccggctgtgcaccaatggattttctttctatgtgtgcatttaacattggctcgaacggtgaaggaaaacatcgtgagaaaaccggcttgccttagatccaaactGTCGACgtcgtgcgtcaggcacagaaggctgatcacctacttgcctattagtttaacaaatgatcatgaaacagatcaCAGAaaagcgccattgatttatttattatcatcaaTAACTACATGTAACAGCCTTTATTCTATATGAAATCTTTGAGAGAGTACAACAAATAACAAGGAAAATACTAAtatgagaaaaaatataagtactaTTAAGTAGATAAAGATGTCATGcagtaaatagtttaaaaacagCCGGCTTTTACGGCATTTTCTTATTAGCTTGTAAATATTGACAATGATATGTAATTtgaaactaataatttaatttaataaaaaaattatttat includes these proteins:
- the LOC123713114 gene encoding eukaryotic translation initiation factor 5A, with translation MGDIEDTHFETGDSGASATFPMQCSALRKNGFVMLKGRPCKIVEMSTSKTGKHGHAKVHLVGIDIFNGKKYEDICPSTHNMDVPHVKREDYQLTDISDDGYLTLMADNGDLREDLKIPDGDLGTQLRSDFDSGKELLCTVLKSCGEECVIAVKANTALDK